Proteins from a genomic interval of uncultured Methanocorpusculum sp.:
- the argC gene encoding N-acetyl-gamma-glutamyl-phosphate reductase — MDIAIIGASGYAGGDLIRLLLTHKEADIVCATSRKLAGTPVTKDHIHLKNLIDLEYTNPEVENIDADFAFLAVPHTAAMQYAGKLKECGIKTVDFSADYRLPREIYEKTYGVKHSDYFKAPYGIPELHRKEVINASFVANPGCFPTGATLAAAPVAKLAHTIIYDSKSGVSGAGDSISETTHFPNVAENILPYKITAHRHLPEMRQEAAFLGSKANVYFTPHLLPAIRGIITTAHILFNEPMELEMIQKLYQDFYKNEPFVRLQPAKLGGVRGSNFCDINFELENDGTRLVAVSAIDNLVKGAAGQAVQNMNIMCGFDETEGLRMPGMFP; from the coding sequence ATGGATATAGCGATTATCGGAGCATCAGGTTATGCCGGGGGCGACCTTATCAGACTGCTGCTGACGCATAAGGAAGCAGACATAGTCTGTGCCACGTCACGGAAGCTGGCAGGCACCCCGGTAACCAAAGATCACATCCACCTGAAAAATCTCATCGACCTTGAGTACACAAATCCCGAGGTTGAAAACATCGACGCAGACTTTGCGTTCCTCGCCGTTCCCCATACCGCTGCCATGCAGTATGCCGGAAAACTAAAAGAGTGCGGCATCAAAACCGTCGACTTCTCCGCAGACTACCGTCTGCCAAGAGAGATCTATGAAAAAACCTACGGAGTGAAACACTCAGATTACTTCAAAGCGCCGTACGGTATCCCAGAGCTTCACCGAAAAGAGGTAATAAACGCAAGCTTCGTCGCAAACCCGGGTTGTTTCCCGACAGGGGCAACCCTTGCGGCAGCCCCGGTTGCAAAACTCGCCCACACGATAATCTATGATTCAAAGAGCGGAGTTTCCGGAGCCGGCGACTCGATCTCGGAGACCACGCACTTCCCCAACGTTGCTGAAAATATCCTTCCCTATAAAATAACAGCCCACAGGCATCTGCCGGAGATGCGTCAGGAAGCAGCGTTCCTCGGATCTAAAGCAAATGTCTACTTCACCCCCCATCTCCTCCCGGCGATACGGGGGATCATAACAACTGCGCATATTCTCTTCAACGAACCAATGGAGCTGGAAATGATACAGAAACTCTATCAGGACTTCTACAAAAACGAACCGTTTGTCCGACTTCAGCCTGCAAAACTCGGAGGGGTCAGAGGTTCCAACTTCTGCGACATTAACTTCGAGCTGGAAAATGACGGAACAAGACTCGTCGCCGTATCGGCAATAGACAACCTTGTGAAAGGAGCCGCAGGCCAGGCGGTCCAAAACATGAACATCATGTGCGGATTCGATGAAACCGAAGGTCTCAGAATGCCGGGGATGTTCCCATGA
- a CDS encoding alpha/beta hydrolase, translating to MLKKFVTIHNRDINIPAVVWGENTGNLYIAVHGSMSNKEDDVIAVFAEEAVEKGYQVLSFDLPEHGERSKEAYPCKPEPCVSDLTAVYRYAQSIADHISFFGCSMGVYFGLLAYSNIHIEQSLFLSLL from the coding sequence ATGTTAAAAAAATTCGTTACTATACATAATCGGGACATCAATATCCCCGCCGTCGTGTGGGGAGAGAATACGGGGAATCTCTATATTGCCGTTCACGGGAGCATGTCGAACAAAGAGGATGACGTGATCGCGGTTTTTGCAGAGGAGGCGGTCGAAAAGGGGTATCAGGTCCTGAGTTTCGATCTGCCGGAACATGGTGAACGGTCAAAAGAGGCGTATCCCTGTAAACCTGAGCCTTGCGTAAGCGATCTTACGGCAGTTTATCGGTATGCCCAGTCGATCGCGGATCATATCAGTTTTTTCGGCTGCAGTATGGGCGTTTATTTCGGTCTGCTGGCATATTCCAATATTCATATCGAACAAAGCCTGTTTCTCTCCCTCTTGTAG
- a CDS encoding ADP-ribosylglycohydrolase family protein: protein MLNNYKGCLVGAILGDALGMPSETTTARFSTEPSFARAYKGHPNHDLLPGQYTDDGQLILISSRILAEGAWDNSNYAKELLRTYTLQKFRYPDGTTFAACKKMEKTGDLTGSGLYSDSNGCISLAIPFALAFKDRKEMAKELLTACSVTHTHPGVHAGVIGFALLLNTLLETHDVEAGFTALQTAAENMDPLLAGKIANAVRIEKTGMPTADAVSIIGNTTSIYQTLPLTVFFCRRYYIPCELLGISSTCGGNADTVSLLCGAFSGAIFGISALPEDLILSLERVGIFADLAEKLMNRETKTPAEESGE from the coding sequence ATGCTCAATAACTACAAAGGATGTCTTGTCGGAGCTATCCTTGGTGACGCTCTCGGGATGCCGAGCGAGACGACCACCGCACGTTTTTCAACAGAACCCTCCTTTGCCAGGGCATATAAAGGCCATCCCAATCATGATCTCCTCCCGGGTCAGTACACCGACGACGGCCAGCTGATCCTTATATCCTCGCGTATTCTTGCAGAAGGTGCCTGGGACAATTCCAATTATGCAAAAGAACTTCTCAGGACCTATACCTTACAGAAATTCAGATATCCTGACGGAACGACATTTGCCGCATGCAAAAAAATGGAGAAGACCGGCGATCTTACCGGGTCCGGACTCTATTCCGACAGTAACGGATGCATTAGTCTCGCAATACCTTTTGCCCTCGCTTTCAAAGACCGGAAAGAGATGGCAAAGGAGCTTTTGACCGCCTGTTCGGTAACCCACACACATCCTGGAGTACATGCGGGCGTGATCGGGTTCGCTCTTCTTTTGAACACGCTTCTCGAGACACATGATGTTGAAGCGGGATTCACAGCACTTCAGACCGCGGCAGAAAATATGGATCCTTTACTTGCAGGAAAGATCGCCAATGCCGTGAGAATTGAAAAGACAGGGATGCCTACGGCGGACGCCGTGAGTATTATTGGAAACACCACCTCCATTTACCAGACGCTTCCCCTAACGGTCTTTTTCTGCAGACGATATTATATTCCGTGTGAACTCCTTGGGATATCCTCCACATGCGGCGGAAATGCCGACACCGTATCACTCTTATGCGGGGCATTTTCCGGGGCCATATTCGGAATATCCGCCCTTCCCGAGGACCTGATACTCTCATTGGAACGGGTCGGCATCTTTGCTGATCTTGCAGAAAAACTCATGAACCGGGAGACAAAAACTCCGGCGGAAGAGTCCGGGGAATAA
- a CDS encoding cache domain-containing protein, with amino-acid sequence MTARANLWGGFVLYLYENPFDNFASELKLSYVMAVDDTWFIGSGIYLEDQPFSDTFYIDWQKREDLVSQVRGMDYLTIVEGIPAVLDMINDPKSELNGQEGLYPFAITENGTMLAYAMNPSLVGTNQLSMNNSYGMSVMREVISLSKEGGGLMYSKVWNPETMTETYVLIYVEPADDTTYFGSMLILE; translated from the coding sequence ATGACTGCCCGGGCAAACCTTTGGGGCGGGTTTGTGCTTTACCTGTATGAAAACCCGTTTGACAATTTTGCGAGTGAACTGAAGCTTTCCTACGTGATGGCAGTCGACGATACATGGTTCATCGGCTCGGGCATCTATCTTGAGGACCAGCCGTTTTCCGACACGTTCTATATCGACTGGCAAAAACGCGAGGACCTTGTCAGTCAGGTGCGGGGCATGGATTATCTCACGATTGTTGAAGGAATTCCTGCAGTCCTGGATATGATCAATGATCCAAAGAGCGAGCTGAATGGGCAGGAGGGACTGTATCCGTTTGCAATTACGGAAAACGGCACGATGCTGGCATACGCGATGAACCCATCTCTGGTTGGGACCAATCAGCTGAGTATGAATAATTCGTACGGCATGTCGGTCATGCGTGAGGTAATTTCTTTGTCAAAGGAAGGCGGCGGACTGATGTACAGCAAGGTCTGGAATCCGGAAACGATGACGGAAACATATGTCCTGATCTACGTGGAGCCGGCAGACGATACCACATATTTCGGCAGTATGCTGATTCTTGAGTGA
- a CDS encoding cation:proton antiporter — protein sequence MLEELISTIEFQMSLLLFVALGGYLLATRIHQSAVIGEILVGLIVGPSVLGLITYTDFVQSLAGLGAIILLFVIGFEFELRDITNWRYMLIALIGVIVPWVGGYITAVFFGMDFYSAIFIGTVMTATSIAITANVLREMGKLHQPFAKAIIGVAVIDDILSLIVLSICTDLASTGELVPLGIGLTVIKAFGFVIIAAGVGVKVIPYLITKMDGTKIARQFPEFVFIFAMMIAFFYAMMAETVGISAIVGAFLAGVCVNRVSLKHSMDIKLGAEYLYIIFVAIFFVSLGIIADLRYLTQDMILFIAILTVVAVITKVIGCGLPAKLTGMSWRDAAVVGFGMTPRGEVAMIVGLIALNHFEEMAAAAVDPAEAASLLQLGNELFIAIVVVSLVTTIIVPLIYRGFFFKGEKTKVLTCEPETKA from the coding sequence ATGTTGGAAGAACTCATATCCACCATCGAATTTCAGATGAGTCTTCTGTTATTCGTTGCGTTGGGAGGTTATCTTCTCGCTACACGGATCCACCAGTCCGCGGTCATCGGCGAGATCCTGGTTGGTCTGATCGTTGGTCCAAGTGTATTGGGACTCATTACCTATACCGATTTTGTCCAAAGTCTTGCCGGTCTCGGCGCAATTATTCTGCTGTTTGTGATCGGGTTTGAGTTTGAACTGCGTGATATCACCAACTGGAGATACATGTTGATCGCCCTTATCGGCGTCATTGTCCCATGGGTTGGAGGTTACATCACTGCCGTCTTCTTCGGCATGGATTTCTACAGCGCGATCTTCATTGGGACGGTGATGACGGCTACCAGTATCGCGATCACGGCAAATGTTTTGCGGGAGATGGGCAAACTCCATCAGCCGTTTGCAAAGGCCATCATCGGCGTTGCGGTCATTGATGATATCTTAAGTTTGATCGTACTTTCGATCTGTACCGATCTTGCCTCGACCGGCGAGCTTGTCCCTCTCGGGATCGGTCTGACGGTAATCAAAGCATTCGGTTTCGTGATTATTGCAGCCGGCGTCGGAGTGAAAGTTATCCCGTATCTGATCACCAAGATGGATGGGACGAAGATCGCCCGGCAGTTCCCGGAATTCGTGTTTATCTTTGCTATGATGATCGCATTCTTCTATGCAATGATGGCTGAAACAGTCGGAATTTCCGCTATCGTCGGGGCCTTCCTCGCCGGGGTCTGTGTGAACAGAGTCAGTCTGAAGCATAGTATGGATATCAAACTCGGCGCCGAGTATCTGTATATCATCTTCGTGGCGATATTTTTCGTCTCGCTTGGTATCATCGCGGATCTGCGGTACCTCACACAGGATATGATTTTGTTTATCGCCATCCTGACGGTCGTCGCCGTCATCACGAAAGTTATCGGATGCGGCCTCCCGGCCAAACTGACAGGGATGAGTTGGCGGGACGCGGCAGTAGTCGGATTTGGTATGACCCCCCGCGGCGAGGTGGCGATGATCGTTGGTCTCATTGCGCTGAATCATTTTGAAGAGATGGCGGCTGCGGCCGTTGATCCGGCAGAGGCTGCCTCTCTTCTCCAGTTAGGAAACGAGTTGTTCATCGCGATCGTGGTGGTGTCTCTTGTAACGACGATCATCGTGCCGCTGATATACAGAGGTTTCTTCTTTAAGGGGGAGAAAACCAAAGTTCTCACCTGTGAGCCGGAAACAAAGGCTTAA
- the argJ gene encoding bifunctional ornithine acetyltransferase/N-acetylglutamate synthase produces the protein MTQEFQSICGVEGVNAWGIKEGKYGLALIQASGTGAAVFTKNKVRAPVVNLMAERTKRGKLSGIIVNSGCANAYTGKQGLADAEKMAGIGAEVLGISELECGVASTGVIGRYLDLDLIRRQAGDVSGKLAHSPEAEIAAAKAIMTTDTRQKHAIVRHEGFTVTGICKGSGMIAPNMGTMLSFVYTDAKVPAKQLQDALKSAVKRSLNRVVVDGDESTNDSLFCTATGEAGQVSASEFSNALETVCISLAKQIAADGEGATKMLEVKVLGCKRERDAEKIAKAVITSPLVKSAVYGEDPNWGRVVCAAGYSGVEFTVEELSLSISEGESETPLVKNGVIVADLIRAKAAMAGDHVVFTLTLESGNKQATAWGCDLTEKYVEINGKYTT, from the coding sequence ATGACGCAGGAATTTCAAAGCATTTGCGGTGTTGAAGGAGTCAACGCCTGGGGTATCAAAGAGGGCAAATACGGTCTTGCCCTCATCCAGGCCTCCGGAACCGGAGCTGCAGTCTTCACCAAAAACAAGGTGCGTGCCCCTGTCGTCAATCTGATGGCCGAGCGGACCAAACGCGGAAAACTGTCAGGAATCATCGTGAACTCCGGATGTGCCAATGCATACACGGGAAAGCAGGGCCTTGCCGATGCTGAAAAGATGGCAGGGATCGGAGCTGAGGTTCTTGGAATCAGCGAACTCGAGTGCGGGGTCGCCAGCACCGGAGTTATCGGCCGCTATCTCGATCTTGATCTGATCAGAAGACAGGCCGGAGACGTTTCCGGAAAGCTCGCACACTCACCCGAAGCGGAAATTGCGGCGGCCAAGGCAATCATGACAACCGACACGCGGCAAAAGCACGCAATCGTGCGCCACGAGGGATTTACCGTCACCGGCATCTGTAAAGGTTCCGGGATGATCGCCCCGAACATGGGAACGATGCTTTCTTTCGTTTATACCGATGCCAAGGTCCCGGCAAAACAGCTTCAGGACGCTCTGAAGTCTGCAGTAAAACGGAGTCTGAACAGAGTCGTCGTAGACGGAGATGAGAGTACGAATGACTCGCTCTTCTGTACCGCAACCGGAGAAGCTGGACAGGTTTCTGCATCCGAATTTTCCAATGCGCTCGAAACGGTCTGCATCAGCCTTGCAAAGCAGATCGCAGCAGACGGAGAGGGAGCGACAAAGATGCTCGAGGTAAAAGTCCTCGGCTGCAAACGTGAACGCGACGCAGAAAAAATCGCAAAAGCGGTCATCACCTCCCCCCTCGTGAAAAGTGCCGTCTACGGTGAAGATCCGAACTGGGGCAGAGTCGTCTGTGCCGCAGGATATTCCGGCGTAGAATTTACGGTCGAAGAACTTTCGCTTTCGATCAGTGAAGGAGAAAGCGAGACTCCGTTAGTGAAAAACGGCGTCATCGTGGCCGACCTCATACGGGCAAAAGCTGCGATGGCGGGCGACCATGTGGTGTTCACCCTCACTCTGGAGTCAGGAAACAAACAGGCCACGGCCTGGGGCTGTGATCTCACGGAAAAATACGTGGAGATCAACGGGAAGTATACAACATGA
- a CDS encoding NOP5/NOP56 family protein gives MHWYGEAGNMSTDTAECEERVLNTAVIPSVLCNWEDLRDAGLISSRDEYVRTVREVTFSLAAKGIAADLDKKDAALLQMVRTLDEMDDVINLLTERVTDWHAATTPGTSHKYTRSNGPRLVQKIAKSGSPSLKRVAREILSLSGVRTDLMKEVSREAVNVIPNMSALVGGLVAARLIARAGGLDSAAKMPGSSIQVIGAESALFSHIRTGSSSPKHGIIFQHRRVHNAKKEVRGKVARQLAAKLAIAARLDLYRGELDPEFVEQANAKIDSIFGGET, from the coding sequence ATGCACTGGTATGGGGAAGCCGGAAATATGTCTACAGACACGGCGGAATGCGAAGAACGGGTACTGAATACTGCCGTAATACCATCCGTTCTTTGTAACTGGGAAGACCTTCGGGATGCCGGCCTGATCTCTTCAAGAGATGAATACGTACGGACAGTCAGAGAAGTCACGTTCTCTCTCGCCGCAAAAGGCATCGCCGCGGATCTTGATAAAAAAGACGCTGCTCTTCTCCAGATGGTTCGGACCCTTGATGAAATGGATGATGTGATCAACCTCTTAACGGAACGAGTGACCGACTGGCATGCGGCGACAACGCCCGGGACCTCTCATAAATATACCCGGTCCAACGGTCCCCGTCTCGTCCAGAAAATCGCAAAATCCGGGAGCCCTTCTTTAAAGCGTGTGGCCCGAGAAATTCTCTCGCTTTCCGGCGTCAGAACAGATCTCATGAAAGAGGTCTCCCGGGAAGCCGTGAACGTAATTCCGAACATGAGCGCTCTTGTTGGCGGTCTTGTTGCCGCCCGCCTGATTGCCCGGGCCGGCGGTCTTGACTCGGCAGCAAAAATGCCCGGCTCATCCATTCAGGTGATCGGCGCCGAGTCAGCCCTCTTTTCCCATATCAGAACGGGCTCTTCCTCGCCGAAACATGGAATCATCTTCCAGCACAGACGGGTCCACAACGCCAAAAAAGAGGTCCGCGGAAAAGTTGCCCGTCAGCTTGCGGCGAAACTCGCGATCGCCGCCCGTCTGGATCTGTACCGCGGTGAACTGGATCCGGAGTTTGTCGAGCAGGCGAATGCCAAAATCGACAGCATTTTCGGAGGGGAAACATGA
- a CDS encoding fibrillarin-like rRNA/tRNA 2'-O-methyltransferase, which yields MIEIKGTLVSEGPGGVYNERMLGNFRVWDPYRSKLAALWYLDKSTSLGKDDIVLYLGAANGTTVSHVADYVESVYAVEFAPRPMEDLLAVAKKRKNIIPIYADATRPVRYAALLEPADILYQDVAQLDQAGIAVKHLPFLKSGGRLILMLKTRSVDIRKSADEVFADTCAELTACGYTVEKSVWLDPYHKDHVAIVCRKR from the coding sequence ATGATCGAAATAAAAGGCACGCTCGTCTCGGAAGGCCCCGGCGGAGTCTACAATGAACGAATGCTTGGAAACTTCCGGGTATGGGATCCGTATCGGAGCAAACTTGCCGCCCTCTGGTATCTTGATAAAAGTACTTCCCTTGGGAAAGACGATATCGTCCTCTATCTTGGAGCCGCGAACGGAACGACCGTGTCCCATGTGGCCGACTACGTGGAATCGGTATACGCCGTAGAGTTTGCCCCCCGCCCGATGGAGGATCTTCTTGCGGTCGCCAAAAAACGCAAAAACATCATCCCCATCTATGCCGACGCGACACGTCCGGTCCGGTACGCCGCCCTTCTTGAACCGGCGGATATTCTCTATCAGGACGTTGCCCAGCTGGATCAGGCAGGGATTGCCGTCAAGCATCTGCCGTTTTTAAAATCCGGCGGTCGTCTCATTCTCATGCTGAAAACCCGGAGCGTGGATATCAGAAAATCGGCGGACGAGGTGTTTGCCGACACATGTGCCGAATTAACGGCCTGCGGGTATACTGTGGAAAAAAGTGTCTGGCTTGATCCGTACCACAAAGATCACGTGGCGATTGTCTGCAGAAAACGCTGA
- a CDS encoding alpha/beta hydrolase, with product MERIIDGLMTSFHISEKTLEEEQEIVLPVGITLYWDYYCYVKTHPIGSWNVPTRILYGENDAMIPFDEVSAFAEKNSVVLDVAKGGEHYFHTEEQLGSVRNWLKMSIDCTK from the coding sequence ATGGAGAGAATCATCGATGGTCTGATGACGAGTTTCCATATTTCAGAGAAAACGCTGGAAGAAGAACAGGAAATTGTTCTGCCGGTTGGCATAACGCTCTACTGGGATTACTACTGTTATGTGAAAACACACCCAATCGGTTCCTGGAACGTACCGACACGGATACTCTATGGGGAAAATGATGCTATGATTCCTTTTGATGAAGTGTCCGCTTTTGCTGAGAAAAACTCAGTTGTCCTTGACGTTGCGAAAGGAGGGGAACATTATTTCCATACGGAAGAACAGCTGGGATCTGTTAGAAACTGGCTGAAAATGAGTATTGATTGCACAAAATAA
- the argB gene encoding acetylglutamate kinase, translating into MNNRQSVLMEALPYIRKFHKKTIVIKLGGHAMVDPAIMNSVVQDAVLLHYVGMRVVLVHGGGPEITQKMKALGKEAKFVGGLRVTDKETLEIAQMVLAGKIGNTIVSMIAKNGAKGVGISGNDGGLVIAEKTPIRKMMVGDEEVEVDLGFVGDVKEINSNILETLLDAGYILVISPLALDRKGNDLNINADTMAGEIAVALKAFKLISLTDVDGVMNKERTEIFHRLTLKNVDALMSDGTISGGMIPKLEASVNAVRHGVEGAHILNGNSEHNLLLELFTNDGVGTMITASMISL; encoded by the coding sequence ATGAACAATAGACAAAGTGTACTAATGGAGGCACTTCCGTACATACGGAAGTTCCACAAAAAAACGATCGTGATCAAACTCGGCGGACACGCCATGGTCGATCCGGCCATCATGAACTCGGTCGTTCAGGATGCGGTCCTTCTCCACTATGTCGGCATGCGTGTGGTCCTTGTCCACGGCGGCGGACCGGAGATCACGCAGAAGATGAAGGCACTTGGCAAAGAGGCCAAATTTGTCGGCGGTCTTCGCGTAACGGATAAAGAAACGCTCGAAATCGCCCAGATGGTCCTTGCCGGCAAAATCGGCAACACGATCGTTTCGATGATCGCAAAGAACGGAGCCAAAGGGGTTGGGATCTCTGGAAACGACGGAGGTCTCGTCATTGCAGAGAAGACGCCGATCAGAAAAATGATGGTAGGAGACGAAGAAGTAGAGGTGGATCTCGGCTTTGTCGGCGACGTCAAGGAGATCAACTCGAACATTCTCGAGACTCTGCTGGATGCCGGATATATCCTGGTGATCTCGCCACTCGCTCTCGACCGGAAAGGAAACGACCTGAATATCAATGCCGATACGATGGCCGGCGAAATTGCAGTCGCCTTAAAGGCATTCAAACTGATTTCCCTCACCGATGTGGACGGTGTTATGAACAAAGAGCGGACTGAGATCTTCCACAGACTCACCCTGAAAAACGTGGATGCCCTGATGTCAGACGGAACGATCTCCGGCGGAATGATCCCAAAACTCGAGGCAAGCGTAAATGCGGTACGTCACGGTGTTGAAGGAGCACATATCCTGAACGGAAATTCCGAGCATAACCTGCTGCTGGAACTTTTCACTAACGACGGCGTCGGGACGATGATCACAGCGTCGATGATCTCCTTATAA
- a CDS encoding DUF2115 domain-containing protein yields the protein MDIFSRSEASSRKFIDETVTTLLSADSNQAVAEIIGRALSSYTVFDLQYIGGHLKREVDRLPDPYRRLYKPFCMDLFDQYHAFMQDYRPGIVCHGPLPDLDLWKKYWIDVPDYCFQDPSPSGDPRPTQNHPLSKFFYRLVFAYVMFVKGGCGHPVGMPFPGGFRIRQVGDTVYCPIRDREKDLPQALCNYCPAKQDPDF from the coding sequence ATGGACATCTTTTCGCGTTCTGAAGCCTCATCACGGAAATTTATCGACGAGACGGTCACGACTCTTCTTTCGGCAGATTCGAATCAGGCGGTAGCAGAAATTATCGGCAGGGCCTTGTCCTCCTACACGGTTTTTGATCTGCAGTACATCGGCGGGCATCTGAAGCGTGAGGTCGACCGCCTTCCGGATCCGTACCGGAGATTGTACAAACCGTTCTGTATGGATCTTTTTGATCAGTATCATGCATTCATGCAGGATTACCGACCCGGGATCGTTTGTCACGGCCCGCTTCCAGATCTCGATCTCTGGAAAAAATACTGGATCGATGTTCCCGACTACTGTTTTCAGGACCCCTCCCCCTCCGGGGATCCCAGACCGACCCAGAACCATCCCTTGTCAAAATTCTTCTATCGTCTGGTATTTGCCTACGTCATGTTCGTAAAAGGGGGCTGCGGTCACCCGGTCGGCATGCCGTTTCCGGGAGGTTTTCGCATCCGGCAGGTGGGTGATACTGTCTACTGTCCGATCCGAGATCGTGAAAAGGATCTTCCGCAGGCGTTATGCAATTATTGTCCGGCAAAACAGGATCCCGATTTCTGA
- a CDS encoding DUF475 domain-containing protein: MDILYAVVVIIGLVAFETVASIDNAIINADILSTMKAWARRWFLTWGLIIAVFGVRGLLPWAIIWASAPSLGPIGALTATFSGDETAALAIEQSAPFLLLAGGVFMIFLFLHWFMAEQKNCIVPGELAFSKTGPWFYAAAAIILLAIVNFTVQINPFLAVAAVAGSAIFFIMQGFRLFADAKSLELEKKTVDVNETGHKSDISKLMLLEVIDATFSIDGVVGAFAFTMSVPLILIGNGLGALVVRELTIRNVDSIRKYAYLKNGAMYSIFCLGIIMCSEGFGLELPIWLAPTLTVSIVVVFFWLSLRRIKRHDYGECPAPRKE, translated from the coding sequence ATGGACATTCTCTACGCTGTAGTCGTCATCATTGGTCTTGTTGCCTTCGAGACCGTGGCCAGCATAGATAATGCCATAATTAATGCAGATATTTTATCCACGATGAAGGCCTGGGCCCGCCGCTGGTTCCTTACCTGGGGTCTTATCATCGCAGTTTTCGGGGTCAGAGGTCTTCTTCCCTGGGCCATTATATGGGCGTCGGCCCCCTCGCTTGGTCCGATCGGAGCGCTCACCGCGACATTTTCAGGCGACGAGACGGCGGCTCTCGCGATCGAACAGAGCGCTCCCTTCCTCCTTCTCGCCGGAGGAGTGTTTATGATTTTTCTGTTTCTGCACTGGTTCATGGCAGAGCAGAAAAACTGCATTGTTCCAGGAGAACTCGCTTTCTCCAAAACCGGCCCCTGGTTCTATGCGGCCGCCGCGATTATTCTTCTCGCCATCGTTAACTTTACCGTTCAGATAAATCCGTTCCTCGCCGTGGCAGCAGTTGCAGGATCTGCGATCTTCTTTATCATGCAGGGATTCCGACTTTTTGCAGATGCAAAGTCGCTGGAACTCGAAAAGAAAACGGTTGACGTGAATGAAACGGGGCACAAATCCGACATCAGCAAACTGATGCTTCTCGAAGTTATCGACGCGACATTTTCCATCGACGGTGTTGTCGGCGCCTTCGCCTTCACGATGTCGGTCCCTCTGATTCTGATTGGTAACGGTCTCGGGGCGTTAGTCGTTCGTGAACTGACGATTCGAAATGTCGACAGCATCCGAAAATATGCCTATCTCAAAAACGGAGCGATGTACTCGATATTCTGTCTGGGTATCATCATGTGCTCGGAGGGATTCGGTCTGGAATTGCCTATCTGGCTCGCACCCACACTTACCGTGAGCATTGTCGTGGTCTTCTTCTGGCTTTCCCTTAGAAGAATTAAGAGACATGATTACGGAGAGTGCCCTGCACCGAGAAAAGAGTAA